Proteins encoded together in one Chitinophaga lutea window:
- a CDS encoding PorP/SprF family type IX secretion system membrane protein: MKRLWKSAVLLLIGLNAGAQDIHLSQFAETPILRNPALIGIYKGDVRLQAVYRNQWNSVTIPYQTGTMSGEMKFPIGNYNDHITAGLQLSYDKAGTSALQSVQILPAINYHKSLNGDKNSFLSIGFTGGMVQRQFDPTHLTFNNQYTGGRFDPSAPTGEEGRMSKIGYTYWDVGAGISYNGVFGEAANYFIGAAYYHFNRPNVSFYENAKVTLDPKMSFNFGITVPVSERVKVVAHYNQMHQGAYTEFIGGALIGYGLMDQGLESDRGVYGGLFYRLNDALVPVVRLDMGTYEIGLSYDINMSKLRTASQNMGGFEISMVFKNFLNSRNTTLNSVTCPSF, from the coding sequence ATGAAAAGGCTGTGGAAAAGTGCCGTGCTGCTGCTGATAGGCCTCAATGCCGGCGCACAGGACATTCACCTGTCCCAGTTCGCGGAAACGCCTATTCTCCGTAACCCTGCCCTGATCGGCATTTACAAGGGTGACGTGCGGCTGCAGGCGGTATACCGCAACCAGTGGAACAGCGTCACCATCCCTTACCAGACCGGCACGATGAGCGGGGAGATGAAGTTCCCCATCGGGAACTACAACGACCATATTACCGCGGGCCTGCAGCTGTCGTACGACAAAGCGGGCACCTCCGCTCTCCAGTCCGTACAGATTCTGCCCGCCATCAACTATCACAAATCGCTGAACGGGGACAAGAACAGCTTTTTATCGATCGGGTTTACGGGCGGCATGGTGCAGCGCCAGTTCGACCCCACCCACCTGACCTTCAACAACCAGTACACAGGCGGCCGTTTCGACCCTTCCGCCCCTACCGGTGAAGAAGGCCGCATGTCCAAAATCGGTTATACTTACTGGGACGTGGGCGCCGGCATCAGTTATAACGGGGTGTTCGGGGAAGCCGCCAACTATTTCATCGGGGCCGCCTATTACCATTTTAACCGGCCGAATGTGTCGTTCTACGAAAACGCGAAAGTCACCCTCGACCCTAAAATGAGCTTTAACTTCGGAATTACCGTGCCCGTTTCGGAGCGGGTGAAGGTAGTGGCGCACTACAACCAGATGCACCAGGGCGCCTATACGGAGTTTATCGGCGGGGCTTTGATCGGTTACGGACTGATGGACCAGGGCCTGGAATCGGACCGGGGGGTATACGGGGGGCTGTTTTACCGCCTCAACGACGCTTTGGTGCCCGTTGTGCGGCTGGATATGGGCACTTATGAAATCGGGCTGAGCTACGATATTAACATGTCAAAACTGCGGACGGCCAGTCAGAATATGGGCGGTTTCGAGATTTCGATGGTGTTCAAGAATTTCCTGAACAGCCGCAATACGACGCTTAACAGCGTCACATGCCCCTCATTCTGA
- a CDS encoding T9SS type A sorting domain-containing protein has product MLKNSTLLLILLLCTFAAPAMSQSKPTSTGQESVVKVVKAYPNPASSKIYFEIQRNNDKVYEIIVFNFLGKKIDHLKNVSGRRELNLENYYSGLYIFQLREVGGSEVIESGKFNVVK; this is encoded by the coding sequence ATGTTGAAAAACTCTACTCTCTTATTAATCTTATTGCTCTGTACCTTCGCCGCTCCGGCAATGTCACAAAGCAAACCTACTTCTACCGGGCAGGAGAGTGTGGTCAAAGTAGTGAAAGCTTACCCCAACCCGGCCTCTTCAAAAATTTATTTCGAAATTCAGCGTAATAACGACAAGGTTTACGAGATTATTGTTTTTAATTTTCTCGGTAAGAAAATCGATCATCTGAAAAACGTGAGCGGCAGAAGGGAATTGAATCTTGAAAATTATTACAGCGGCCTTTATATCTTTCAGTTGAGGGAAGTGGGCGGCAGCGAAGTAATTGAATCCGGAAAATTTAACGTCGTGAAATAA
- a CDS encoding class I SAM-dependent rRNA methyltransferase: MTKVFLKKKIQNRVLLGHPWIFGNEVGQIEGEVSPGDIVDVFTHNGVFVGRGYINPQSQILVRLLTRNKQEQVNDAFFFNRLQKAWEYRKKIGYVENCRLVFGEADELPALVIDKFNDYLVIQTLALGIDRWKPAIVDALEKIFKPKGIYERNDVPVRELEGLPQQKGFLSAPFDTNIILHENGLRFHVDIENGQKTGYFLDQQDNRRAIQHIVKGADVLEAFCYTGTFSCHAGHYGAKSVLGLDISEHAVATARRNAELNNLQDICSFQAVNAFDQLKQWTREEKKFDVVILDPPAFTKSRENIQKAITGYKEINLRGMKLLKPGGFLVTASCTNLVNPSLFLEIIDMAAKDARKKLRQVTFLTQAQDHPILWNIENTTYLKFLIVEVQ; the protein is encoded by the coding sequence ATGACAAAGGTTTTTCTCAAGAAAAAAATACAGAACAGGGTGTTACTGGGCCACCCCTGGATATTCGGGAATGAAGTTGGCCAGATAGAGGGGGAAGTGAGCCCCGGGGATATTGTGGACGTTTTCACGCACAACGGTGTATTTGTGGGCCGGGGATATATCAACCCGCAGTCGCAGATACTGGTGCGCCTGCTGACCCGCAACAAGCAGGAGCAGGTGAACGATGCTTTTTTCTTCAACCGCCTGCAAAAGGCCTGGGAGTACCGGAAAAAGATCGGCTATGTGGAAAACTGCCGCCTCGTGTTCGGTGAGGCCGATGAACTGCCGGCGCTCGTCATCGATAAATTCAACGACTACCTGGTGATCCAGACCCTGGCATTGGGAATCGACCGGTGGAAGCCCGCCATCGTGGACGCGCTGGAAAAGATTTTCAAACCCAAAGGCATATACGAGCGGAACGATGTTCCGGTGCGTGAACTGGAAGGCCTGCCGCAGCAGAAGGGTTTTTTGAGCGCGCCTTTCGATACCAATATCATCCTGCATGAAAACGGCCTCCGTTTCCATGTAGATATCGAGAACGGCCAGAAAACCGGCTATTTCCTCGACCAGCAGGACAACCGCCGCGCCATCCAGCATATCGTAAAAGGGGCCGATGTACTCGAGGCATTCTGCTACACCGGTACGTTCTCCTGCCATGCCGGTCATTACGGCGCCAAAAGCGTACTCGGGCTCGATATCTCCGAGCATGCCGTGGCTACCGCCCGCCGCAATGCGGAACTGAACAACCTGCAGGATATCTGCAGCTTCCAGGCCGTGAATGCGTTCGACCAGCTGAAGCAGTGGACCAGGGAAGAAAAGAAATTCGATGTGGTGATCCTCGACCCGCCCGCTTTTACCAAAAGCCGCGAAAACATCCAGAAGGCCATTACGGGGTATAAAGAAATCAACCTGCGGGGCATGAAATTGCTGAAGCCGGGCGGTTTCCTTGTAACAGCAAGTTGCACCAACCTCGTGAACCCCTCACTGTTCCTGGAGATCATCGACATGGCCGCCAAAGACGCCCGCAAAAAATTGCGGCAGGTGACTTTCCTGACACAGGCGCAGGACCATCCGATCCTCTGGAACATCGAAAACACCACTTACCTGAAGTTCCTGATCGTGGAGGTGCAGTAG
- a CDS encoding nucleotide exchange factor GrpE codes for MTEKDKEMQANGQPDPNEIDINSDENQSGSTHLNDAVQEEAELEKAKSDLEELKKKYLLLSADFDNYKKRNAKERIELISTANREVITALLDVLDDTDRASQQLETAGSEAVKDGVSLVFNKLRNILSNKGLKPMESLHQEFDADLHEAITEIPAPTPDLVGKVVDELQKGYYLNDKIIRHARVVVGK; via the coding sequence ATGACAGAAAAAGACAAAGAAATGCAGGCAAATGGGCAGCCGGACCCCAACGAGATTGACATTAATTCAGATGAGAACCAGAGCGGCTCCACCCATTTGAACGATGCCGTGCAGGAAGAGGCTGAACTGGAGAAGGCAAAGTCCGACCTGGAGGAACTGAAGAAAAAGTACCTGCTGCTCAGCGCCGATTTTGACAATTACAAAAAACGCAATGCCAAGGAGCGGATCGAATTGATCAGCACCGCTAATAGAGAAGTGATCACCGCCCTGCTGGACGTGCTCGACGATACGGACCGCGCTTCCCAACAGCTGGAAACGGCGGGCAGCGAAGCCGTAAAAGACGGCGTATCCCTGGTTTTCAATAAACTGCGCAATATTTTATCCAATAAAGGCCTGAAGCCCATGGAAAGTCTTCATCAGGAATTTGATGCCGACCTGCATGAAGCCATTACAGAAATTCCCGCTCCTACCCCTGACCTGGTGGGCAAGGTGGTGGATGAACTGCAAAAAGGCTACTATCTGAACGACAAGATTATTCGCCATGCCCGCGTTGTGGTGGGTAAATAA
- the dnaJ gene encoding molecular chaperone DnaJ: MSTKRDFYEILGVGKSASQDEIKKAYRKVAMQHHPDRNPGNKEAEEKFKEAAEAYEVLSDPDKRGQYDRFGHAGMGNRGYGGTGHMNMDDIFSNFGDIFGEDIFGSFFGGGGRGGGGGARRGRGSRGSNLRVKIKLNFEEIAKGANKKIKVKKHVTCNTCNGLGAKDKNAFQTCTTCQGSGQVRKVTQTFLGQMQTVTTCPTCNGEGQIITNKCTSCKGEGRQYGEETVSIDIPAGVMEGMQLSMSGKGNAGERGGAPGDLLILIEEEPHPELQRDGLNVAYDLHISFPDAAFGVQLEVPTIDGKAKIKVPPGTQSGKIFRLKGKGFPSVNSYEKGDQLIHVNVWTPQTLTSEEKSMLEKMQESGNFKPNPEKSEKGFFEKVKDIFS, from the coding sequence ATGTCCACCAAACGAGATTTTTATGAAATTCTGGGAGTCGGTAAATCAGCCTCGCAGGACGAAATCAAAAAGGCTTACCGCAAGGTAGCCATGCAGCATCACCCCGACCGTAACCCCGGCAACAAGGAAGCGGAGGAAAAATTCAAGGAGGCTGCAGAGGCGTACGAGGTATTGAGCGACCCGGATAAACGCGGGCAATACGACCGATTCGGGCATGCCGGCATGGGCAACCGCGGTTACGGCGGCACCGGCCATATGAACATGGATGATATCTTCTCCAACTTCGGCGACATTTTCGGCGAAGACATCTTCGGCAGCTTTTTCGGTGGTGGCGGCCGTGGCGGCGGCGGCGGCGCACGCCGGGGAAGAGGTTCCCGCGGCAGCAACCTGCGCGTAAAAATCAAACTCAACTTTGAAGAAATAGCCAAAGGCGCGAATAAAAAAATCAAGGTCAAAAAACACGTGACCTGCAACACCTGTAACGGGCTGGGCGCCAAAGACAAAAACGCGTTCCAGACCTGTACCACCTGCCAGGGCTCCGGCCAGGTGCGCAAGGTAACGCAGACCTTCCTCGGCCAGATGCAAACGGTGACCACCTGCCCCACCTGTAACGGCGAGGGACAGATCATTACCAACAAATGCACCAGCTGTAAAGGCGAAGGCCGTCAGTACGGCGAAGAAACCGTTTCGATCGACATTCCGGCTGGTGTAATGGAAGGCATGCAGCTGAGCATGAGCGGAAAAGGCAACGCCGGCGAAAGAGGCGGCGCTCCCGGCGACCTGCTGATACTCATCGAGGAAGAGCCGCATCCGGAACTGCAGCGCGACGGCCTCAACGTGGCGTACGATCTGCACATCTCCTTCCCCGACGCCGCATTCGGTGTACAGCTCGAAGTACCTACCATCGACGGTAAAGCGAAAATCAAAGTACCCCCCGGCACACAAAGCGGCAAAATATTCCGCCTCAAAGGCAAAGGATTCCCCTCCGTTAACAGCTACGAAAAAGGCGACCAGCTGATTCACGTCAACGTATGGACGCCGCAGACATTGACTTCCGAAGAAAAGAGCATGCTCGAAAAAATGCAGGAGTCCGGCAACTTCAAGCCCAATCCTGAAAAGAGCGAAAAGGGCTTCTTCGAAAAGGTGAAGGACATTTTCAGCTGA